The Ensifer canadensis genomic sequence CCGATACGCCGCGTGCGGCCTCGGGCGCCATCAAGGCCATGGGCCTTTCGCTTGGCAGCATCACCCGCGAGGCAGAAGAGGCGCGATCGCTGCGCGAGGCGCTGCATCAGGGCGAGCGCGTTGTCGAACTTGATCCGGATCTGGTCGACGCCTCGTTCGTCGGCGACCGCCTGACCGATGGTGAGCTCGACGATCCGGACTTCCTGGCGCTTGGCGACAGCATCCGCGAAAACGGCCAGCAGTCGCCGATCCTCGTGCGCCCGCACCCGGAAAAGCAGGGCCGCTATCAAACTGCCTATGGCCACCGCCGGCTGAACGCCGTCCGCAGCCTCGGCATCAAGGTCAAGGCCATCGTCCGGTCCTTGACCGACGACGAACTTGTATTGGCGCAGGGCAAGGAAAACGCCGAACGCCGCAACCTGTCTTTTATCGAGCGGGCGCTGTTTGCCTCGGCCCTGGCCGAGCGCGGCTTTGATCGAAAGGTGATCGGCGATGCGCTCGCCGTCCAGAAGAGCGAGCTGTCGCGGCTGATCCAGGTCGCCGAAAGCGTTCCGATGGCAATCGCACGGGCAATCGGTCCGGCGCCCAAGGTCGGTCGCGAACGCTGGATGGCGATCGGCGGCCTGCTTGAGGGCGAGCAGGCGCTGCAGAAGACGCAGGAAGAGATTGGTCTGAGGCGTTTCCTCGAGGCCGACAGCGACCAGCGCTTCCAGTTCGTCTTTGCGCGTCTGTCGCGTACCGAAAGGCAGGATCCGGCCAAACCCGAGGTTCTCACCGACGAGAACGGCCAGGCCTTTGCCAAGCTGAGACGAGACGGAAAGAGTGCACGGATCGAGTTTTCGGCCAATGTCAGCCCGGCGTTTGTCGATGAAGCGATCGAGCTTCTGGCCAGGCATCACGCGGCTTTCGTCGCTGCGCGCCGGAGCTGATCGCTCGGGAATGTGCCGAGCCTATGGCGGTCATTCTCGGGCCGGCGTGACAAGGTCACGCCGGCCCGATTCGTTATGGTCCGTATCTCCGACCGAAGCGGTTGCCCCTGCTGCGCCGCGACGTGCCAAAATGACAATCCGGAAGAAATATTTTCGGCCAGGTTCTGCCAGCGACAGAATGGCGCGATGCCCTTGAGCGGGATGGGGATTGCGGCCGTTTCATCGGTCGTTTTGCCGGGTTGAACGGCGCGCCTGATGTCTTTCAAGCGGCCTTTGGAAGGGACTTGTTAACCTTCATTTTCTATCGCTTAGCAGGCCCCTCGGCGATGTCTCTAGCTCTTCCAGGACCCATGCGTATTCCCAGGACAAACTTCTCTCAGGCAGCTTTGCATGATGCAAACCAGGCGGATTACTATGACGATCCGCAGGACGGTGCGTTGAGCGATATGCCCACCCATGACGTGGATCCAGTCGATCCCTACCAGTTGTATGAGGCGCCTGCCGCGCCTCGCAAACCAGCCAACCAGCAATCGGACGCGACGGCGCATGTCGGCCGCGCTGCCCGGCTCTATGGCCAGGGCACGGCCTATGCGCCGGCCCAGGTGACGACGTCGACCGACGAGCCGCTGCCGACCCTGTCGGAGATCGCCGGCCACTACGGCGATTCAACGTGGGAGAGCCACTTCTTCCTGGCGCCGAACGTGCGGTTCACCCGCACGCCGGAACGGGAGTTTACCAAGCGCCGCGCGCCTTCGGACAGCGACAGCGATGTCGCATCTGAGGAACAGATTGCCTCAAGCGAAAATGTCGTCGTCGCGGCAGAGCCCGTGGAAGCAGCGTCTGCGGCCATCGAAGCCGTCGCCCCCGTCGAATCGCCGGACATGGTCGATGTCGTTCCCGTGCCTATGCCCGCACCCGTGCCTGAGCAGGCCCTGCCTTCCTACAGCCCCTCCGAGCTGCTGCGCGTTCTCACGAGCCAGCTGCCGCATTGGTCGTCGGCGCCAAAGGCAGGCGCGGCCAACCTGGCGCCCAACGCTACCGTTGCTGGCTCTGCAATCGGCCCGAGCCTGCCGGCCCAGTCCGCGAACGAGGCGCCTGTGGCGATCGCAATGCTGGCTGCACCCGTTGAACCGACGCAGATAGTCGAGCCAGCGGCGGCAGTAGAAGCCCCGGCCGACACGCGTCTGTCGTTTCTGTCGGACTTCGCCTTCTTCGAGTTTGGCCCCTCCACCCTGGATGACGGATCGGCTGAGGCAGCCACCGTGCAGCCGAAGCCTTTCGTCGACACAGCGGTGCCCGCTTCCTTCACGCCCGCCGCTGTCGTGTCGATGCCGGCACCGGCACCGGCAGCGGCCCTAATTCCTGTCAAGGCGGTCGAAATCAGGCGCATGCCGCCGACGGCGATCACGTCGCTGTTCCGCGTTGTCGAATGCCGCCCGGCAGCTGAGGTGCCATCGGTGCCTGCCGCCGTTGTGCCCGCACTGGCAGAACCCGTATCGATCGACCCCGCGCGCGATGCGCCGGAGCCGATGATCGTGCCGTCGGAAATCGCATCCGTTCCACCTGTTGCGGTTGAACCGGCCGAGATCACATCGCTTATGGCCGAGGAAGAGCCTGTTCGCACCGTTGCGACAGTCTCAAAGGCGGCTATCACCATGCCCGCCCAGGTCTCGCGCGCACCTTCGCTTCTGCCGCCGATCGGCGCGACCGAGCGTTTCGCGCACGCCGACGGCTATGAATTTCCGGCCGAAGACCTGTTGCAGGAACCGCCGGAAGGCCGCGGCTTCTTCATGTCGCAGGAGCAGCTCGAACAGAATGCCGGGCTGCTCGAAAGCGTGCTCGAAGATTTCGGCGTGCGTGGCGAGATCATCCATGTCCGGCCAGGGCCGGTTGTTACGCTTTACGAATTTGAACCGGCGCCCGGCGTCAAATCCTCGCGGGTGATCAACCTGGCCGACGACATCGCCCGCTCGATGTCGGCACTATCAGCCCGTGTCGCTGTTGTGCCCGGCCGCAACGTCATCGGCATCGAACTGCCGAATGCGACGCGCGAGACGGTCTATTTCCGCGAGCTGATCGAATCCGTCGATTTCCGCAAGACGAACTGCAAGCTGGCGCTTTGCCTCGGCAAGACGATCGGTGGCGAGCCCGTCATCGCCGAACTGGCCAAGATGCCGCATCTGCTCGTTGCCGGCACCACCGGTTCGGGCAAGTCGGTGGCGATCAATACCATGATCCTGTCGCTGCTCTATCGGTTGAAGCCGGAAGAGTGCCGCCTGATCATGGTCGATCCGAAGATGCTCGAACTCTCCGTCTATGACGGCATCCCGCATCTGCTGACCCCCGTCGTCACCGATCCGAAGAAGGCCGTCATGGCGCTGAAATGGGCGGTGCGCGAGATGGAGGACCGCTATCGCAAGATGTCGCGCCTCGGCGTTCGCAATATCGACGGCTATAACCAGCGTGCTGCCGCTGCCCGCGAAAAGGGCGAGCCGGTGATGTGCACGGTCCAGGCCGGCTTCGAGAAGGGCACCGGCGAGGCGCTGTTCGAGCAGCAGGAAATGGATCTGGCGCCGATGCCCTATATCGTCGTCATCGTCGACGAGATGGCCGACCTGATGATGGTCGCCGGCAAGGAGATCGAAGGTGCTATCCAGCGGCTGGCGCAGATGGCGCGTGCTGCCGGTATCCACCTGATCATGGCGACGCAGCGCCCCTCGGTCGACGTCATCACCGGCACGATCAAGGCCAACTTCCCGACCCGTATCTCCTTCCAGGTGACGTCGAAGATCGACAGCCGCACCATCCTTGGCGAACAGGGGGCCGAACAGCTGCTCGGCCAGGGCGACATGCTGCACATGCAGGGCGGCGGGCGGATCGCCCGTGTCCACGGACCGTTCGTTTCGGACCAGGAAGTGGAGCACGTCGTCGCCCACCTGAAGACGCAAGGCAGGCCCGAATACCTCGAGACCGTTACCGCGGACGAAGAGGAAGAGGAGCCCGCGGAAGAGCAGGGCGCTGTCTTCGACAAGACGGCGATGGCCTCGGAGGACGGCAACGAACTCTACGACCAGGCCGTCAAGGTGGTGCTGCGCGACAAGAAGTGCTCGACCTCCTACATCCAGCGCCGGCTGGGTATCGGCTATAATCGTGCGGCTTCGCTCGTCGAGCGCATGGAGAAGGAGGGCCTTGTCGGCGCTGCCAACCATGTCGGCAAGCGTGAGATCATCCATGGCAATCGTGACCATGCGATTGCGCCTGATAACGACGACATGGATTGAGAAGGCGCCCGCACGGCGCAGTGTGATGTGCCGTGCGTCTCTACTCTGAATATCGATGAAGAAGGCCGCGAAGGGAATGCTTCGCGGCCATTTTTCATTCGTGGGATTTTACCTGGCTGCAAAGGTCTACTGCCGGTTCCCTTAAATCCTATTCGATTTAAGGACAAAACATGCAGCCATTCAAAGTGCTACAGCGACCTTTGCGCGTCCAATGAGACGCGCGGCGCTGTAGTCTTCGGCGGGTGTTGATCCGCAAGTCCTTTGGGTTCCGCTCCGGCGCAAAGCACACCTTCCTGACCCATTAGGCAGTCTTGGTAGTAATTTCTTTGACGTCAACTTCTCCCCATATGATAATAAAAACGTTTTTATTTTTCTTGAAAACGTTTTTATTGACTGTTACGCATATGTTCAGAGTGAGCCAACGGCCTGGGAGGGTGCATGGCGGCTATGCACAGAACCCGGCGTACACCGGTGCCGACGATCAAGACACTGGCCGAGATCACCGGCTATTCCATCGCGACGATCTCGAAAGCGCTCAGGGATTCGCCCGTCGTTGCGCCTGTTACCCGCGATCTCATCTTCAAGGCGGCGCGCGAAGTCGGCTATCAGGCCAATGCGCGCGGCATGGCGCTTCGCACCGGAAAGAGCTTTCAGGCGGCAGTGCTGATGCCGGTTACCGCGGCACG encodes the following:
- the repB gene encoding plasmid partitioning protein RepB — its product is MAGNRKNELRALFSGNVAPAPGAEHNATSSAEITTLTPAAPAADTPRAASGAIKAMGLSLGSITREAEEARSLREALHQGERVVELDPDLVDASFVGDRLTDGELDDPDFLALGDSIRENGQQSPILVRPHPEKQGRYQTAYGHRRLNAVRSLGIKVKAIVRSLTDDELVLAQGKENAERRNLSFIERALFASALAERGFDRKVIGDALAVQKSELSRLIQVAESVPMAIARAIGPAPKVGRERWMAIGGLLEGEQALQKTQEEIGLRRFLEADSDQRFQFVFARLSRTERQDPAKPEVLTDENGQAFAKLRRDGKSARIEFSANVSPAFVDEAIELLARHHAAFVAARRS
- a CDS encoding DNA translocase FtsK, whose protein sequence is MRIPRTNFSQAALHDANQADYYDDPQDGALSDMPTHDVDPVDPYQLYEAPAAPRKPANQQSDATAHVGRAARLYGQGTAYAPAQVTTSTDEPLPTLSEIAGHYGDSTWESHFFLAPNVRFTRTPEREFTKRRAPSDSDSDVASEEQIASSENVVVAAEPVEAASAAIEAVAPVESPDMVDVVPVPMPAPVPEQALPSYSPSELLRVLTSQLPHWSSAPKAGAANLAPNATVAGSAIGPSLPAQSANEAPVAIAMLAAPVEPTQIVEPAAAVEAPADTRLSFLSDFAFFEFGPSTLDDGSAEAATVQPKPFVDTAVPASFTPAAVVSMPAPAPAAALIPVKAVEIRRMPPTAITSLFRVVECRPAAEVPSVPAAVVPALAEPVSIDPARDAPEPMIVPSEIASVPPVAVEPAEITSLMAEEEPVRTVATVSKAAITMPAQVSRAPSLLPPIGATERFAHADGYEFPAEDLLQEPPEGRGFFMSQEQLEQNAGLLESVLEDFGVRGEIIHVRPGPVVTLYEFEPAPGVKSSRVINLADDIARSMSALSARVAVVPGRNVIGIELPNATRETVYFRELIESVDFRKTNCKLALCLGKTIGGEPVIAELAKMPHLLVAGTTGSGKSVAINTMILSLLYRLKPEECRLIMVDPKMLELSVYDGIPHLLTPVVTDPKKAVMALKWAVREMEDRYRKMSRLGVRNIDGYNQRAAAAREKGEPVMCTVQAGFEKGTGEALFEQQEMDLAPMPYIVVIVDEMADLMMVAGKEIEGAIQRLAQMARAAGIHLIMATQRPSVDVITGTIKANFPTRISFQVTSKIDSRTILGEQGAEQLLGQGDMLHMQGGGRIARVHGPFVSDQEVEHVVAHLKTQGRPEYLETVTADEEEEEPAEEQGAVFDKTAMASEDGNELYDQAVKVVLRDKKCSTSYIQRRLGIGYNRAASLVERMEKEGLVGAANHVGKREIIHGNRDHAIAPDNDDMD